One stretch of Euphorbia lathyris chromosome 7, ddEupLath1.1, whole genome shotgun sequence DNA includes these proteins:
- the LOC136235322 gene encoding uncharacterized protein, translating into MFACHFHSPIRPSPLPNHYQWPPNPNRSIFPHSLTSFRTHPSRLTPTVLQQGAEAVPVSPVSLPGPQIDADGGQDEVSVPVNVLEDKSLVTSTRVKKKRVDVEDSFDDRFKLRNGREVYEEKAYIVGVERKGDTVDFSIEESLKELSQLADTAGLMVVDSTYQKLASPNSRTYIGSGKVAEIKSAIHALDVETVIFDDELSPGQLRNLEKAFGGDVRVCDRTALILDIFNQRAATHEASLQVSLAQMEYQLPRLTRMWTHLERQAGGQVKGMGEKQIEVDKRILRTQIGVLKKELESVRKHRKQYRNRRVSVPVPVVSLVGYTNAGKSTLLNQLTGADVLAEDRLFATLDPTTRRVQMKNGNEFLLTDTVGFIQKLPTTLIAAFRATLEEISESSLLVHVVDISHPLAKQQIDAVDRVLSELDVSSIPKLIVWNKVDRVTDPSKIKLEAEKREDVVCVSALNGDGLQEFCLAVQDKLKDSMVWVEALVPFDRGDLLSTIHQVGMVERTEYTENGTLVKAHVPLRFARLLTPLRQLCQA; encoded by the exons ATGTTTGCTTGCCATTTTCATTCTCCAATTCGCCCTTCGCCTCTTCCCAACCACTATCAATGGCCTCCAAACCCTAACAGATCAATCTTCCCTCACTCCCTCACTTCATTCAGAACCCACCCCTCCAGACTCACCCCTACAGTTCTCCAACAAGGAGCTGAAGCTGTACCTGTATCCCCTGTTTCACTACCAGGCCCACAAATTGATGCTGATGGAGGTCAAGATGAGGTCTCCGTTCCTGTTAATGTCCTTGAAGATAAAAGCTTGGTTACTTCAACCAGAGTTAAGAAGAAAAGAGTAGATGTTGAGGATAGCTTCGATGATAGGTTCAAGCTTCGAAATGGAAGAGAG GTATATGAAGAAAAAGCCTATATAGTGGGTGTTGAGCGGAAAGGTGATACGGTGGACTTTAGTATAGAAGAATCCCTGAAAGAATTGTCTCAGCTTGCTGATACTGCTGGATTAATGGTTGTTGATTCTACATATCAGAA ACTAGCTTCTCCGAACTCAAGGACATATATTGGCTCTGGTAAGGTTGCAGAAATTAAGAGTGCAATACATGCCCTGGATGTCGAGACTGTAATATTTGATGATGAGCTTTCTCCTGG GCAATTGCGCAACTTGGAGAAGGCTTTTGGCGGAGATGTTAGAGTTTGTGATCGTACTGCTCTTATCCTGGATATCTTCAACCAGCGAGCAGCTACACATGAAGCGTCTTTGCAG GTTTCATTAGCTCAAATGGAATACCAGTTACCTCGATTAACTAGAATGTGGACTCATCTTGAGCGACAAGCAGGAGGACAGGTGAAGGGTATGGGTGAAAAGCAAATTGAAGTAGACAAGCGTATCTTGCGAACTCAG ATTGGTGTTCTGAAAAAAGAGCTAGAATCTGTAAGAAAGCATAGAAAGCAGTACAGAAACAGGCGTGTCTCAGTACCTGTTCCTGTAGTATCCTTG GTTGGCTACACAAATGCTGGAAAGAGCACACTTTTGAATCAATTGACTGGTGCTGATGTTCTTGCCGAAGATCGTTTATTTGCAACCCTTGATCCAACTACAAGAAGGGTTCAG ATGAAGAATGGGAATGAGTTCCTTCTGACAGATACTGTAGGTTTCATCCAGAAATTGCCTACTACCTTG ATTGCTGCTTTCAGAGCAACATTAGAGGAAATATCAGAATCATCACTCTTAGTCCATGTTGTTGACATTAG CCATCCACTAGCCAAGCAACAGATAGATGCAGTGGACAGGGTTCTGTCAGAAttggatgtatcatcaatcccaAAGTTAATAGTTTGGAATAAG GTTGATAGGGTGACGGATCcttcaaaaataaaattggaaGCAGAGAAAAGAGAAGATGTAGTTTGTGTATCTGCTTTGAATGGTGATGGTTTGCAAGAATTCTGCTTGGCAGTTCAGGACAAACTGAAG GACTCTATGGTATGGGTGGAAGCTCTGGTCCCATTTGACAGAGGTGATCTTCTCAGTACTATACACCAGGTCGGAATGGTGGAGAGAACT GAATACACTGAGAATGGGACATTGGTGAAGGCACATGTCCCTCTTCGTTTTGCGAGGCTGCTCACTCCTCTGAGGCAGCTATGTCAAGCTTAA